A stretch of the Orcinus orca chromosome 1, mOrcOrc1.1, whole genome shotgun sequence genome encodes the following:
- the RGS1 gene encoding regulator of G-protein signaling 1, translating to MPGVFLSASPKELKGTDHSLLDDKTQKRRPKTFGMDVKAYLRSMIPHLESGMKPSKSKDLLSADEVKQWSESLEKLLANQTGQDVFGNFLKSEFSEENIEFWLACEDYKKTESDLLHCKAEKIYKAFVQSDAAKQINIDFHTRESTAKKIKAPTPTCFDEAQRTIYTLMEKDSYPRFLKSNIYLNLLNDLQANSLK from the exons ATGCCAGGCGTGTTCCTCTCTGCTAGtccaaaggaactgaaaggaACTGATCATTCGCTTCTAGACGACAAGACGCAGAAAAGGAGGCCAAAGACCTT TGGAATGGATGTGAAAGCATACCTGAGATCTATGATCCCACACCTGGAGTCTGGAATGAAACCTTCCAAGTCCAAGGACCT ACTCTCTGCTGATGAAGTGAAGCAGTGGTCTGAATCTCTGGAAAAACTTCTTGCCAACCAGA CTGGTCAAGACGTCTTTGGGAATTTCCTAAAGTCTGAGTTCAGTGAGGAGAATATTGAATTCTGGCTGGCTTGTGAAGACTATAAAAAAACAGAGTCTGATCTTTTGCATTGCAAAGCGGAGAAAATCTATAAAGCATTTGTGCAGTCAGATGCCGCCAAACAA ATCAATATTGACTTTCACACTCGAGAATCTACAGCCAAGAAGATTAAAGCACCAACACCCACGTGTTTCGATGAAGCCCAAAGAACCATATATACTCTTATGGAAAAGGACTCCTATCCCAGGTTCCTCAAATCAAATATATACTTAAATCTTCTGAATGACCTTCAGGCTAATAGTCTAAAGTGA